One Gemmatimonadota bacterium genomic window, TGGACCATAAGGGAGGACGCGCTCTGGTCCGACGGCACCCCTGTAACCGCCGCCGCCGTTTCGGTTGCCGCCCTGCTTAAGCGCAAGAGCGAATTCCGTGGGCGTACCGTGGCCATCGTCATATGCGGCGCCAACATCGCCGCATCGACCCTCAAGACCGTACTGGCTTCGTGAGTCTATCTTGCCATATGCGACGATCCTCCGGTAGAGTTCTTCTATAGGTTCTTCTCTCACAAACGGGTTTTCATTCAACGGAAAGGTCCCATGTCCCAGTCACGCCCGAACATCCTGTTCATCATGTCCGACGACCACGCGTCGCACGCCATCGGCGCCTATGGCAGCCGGATCAACCGGACCCCCCATATCGACCGGATCGCGGCGGAGGGCATGCGGTTCGATAACTGCTTCTGCACCAATTCCATCTGCACGCCCAGCCGTGCGGCGATCCTGACGGGCACGTACAACCATGTAAACGGCGTCACCACCCTGGACACCCGCCTGGACGGCCGTCTGCTGAACTATCCCAAGGTGCTGCGGGAACACGGGTACCAGACGGCGGTGGTGGGCAAGTGGCACCTCGGCCACGGAGGCAATCACGATCCCACGGGCTTCGACTACTGGAACGTCCTGCCCGGCCAGGGCCTGTACCACGATCCCGAGATAATCGAGATGGGAGAGCGGTCGAAGCGGAGCGGGTACGCCACCGATCTGATCACGGATTATTCCCTGGACTGGCTGCGAAACCGCGACCGGGACCGTCCCTTCTGCCTCATGGTGCATCACAAGGCGCCGCACCGGCCCTGGGAGCCCGATGACAGGCATGCCCGCATGTATGAAGACGAGGATATCCCGGAGCCGGACACCTTCGACGACGACTATGCCAACCGCGCACAGGCCGCCGCGGCCGCCCGGATGCGCGTAGAGCGCGATCTCAATGCCGAGGACCTGAAGGTACCTGTGCCGGAGAACCTGACCCCGGCCGAAGAGAAAGGCTGGAAGTACCAGCGGTACATCAAGGACTACCTGCGGTGCGTGGCCTCGATCGACGACAACGTCGGGCGGTTGCTGGACTATATCGATGAGGAAGAAATCGGAGAGAACACCATCGTGATCTATACGTCGGACCAGGGGTTCTTCCTCGGCGACCACGGCTGGTACGACAAGCGCTTCATGTACGAGGAATCCCTGCGCATGCCCTTCCTTATCCGCTACCCGAGAGAGGTTGCGCCCGGTACCGTGAACGGCGATATGATCCTGAACGTCGACTTCCCGGCGACCTTCCTGGACTGTGCCGGCGTAGATGTACCCTCGTCATTCCAGGGTCGTTCGTTCCGTCCGCTGCTCCAGGGAGAAACCCCGGCAGACTGGCAGACCTCCATGTACTACCGGTACTGGATGCACGGCGCTCACCACAACGTCTGCGCTCATTACGGCATCCGCACCCTGCGATACAAGCTGATCTACTATTACGGCGATCCGCTCGGCCAGGAAGGCGCGGTCGGTGAGAAGACGGCACCCGAGTGGGAGCTTTTCGACCTGGAAAAGGATCCCTGCGAACTGAACAGCGTGTACGGTGATCCCGAATACGAGGAAGTGGTTACGCAGCTGAAGGCGGAATTGAAGCGGCTGCAGGAACGGGTGGGGGATGAGGCGTATAACGGCTAGCATGCAATTGAGCCATAACTACACTTTTCTTGTTTGACCTAAACTTGGCAGGTACTATTGAGGTTTCAACAGAACACACCCGAATCATTCAACCACAAAACAGAAAGCTAGGAGGCAGAACATGTTCCGCCAACTAACCCAATATGTATGTATCGTGTTATGTCTCGTTGTAAGCGACGACATATTTGCACAGAAAGTGTCGTCCAAGATGGTGAAGGAAATGGAGAAAGAACTAAAGGGACTTCAGGTAGTTTTGAGAGGCAGTGTTCATCAAAACCCAATGACATACTACAACCACGAGGGTAACACCTACTATTTCGCCCATTCAAAACAATATCGGAACATGTTTCGGCTCCCTAAAGACGAACTGGTTGAAATCAGGTCTGTAAAAGCGAAAGATGACCGCATTGAAGTCGAGGTTAGGAGCTCACGATTAGGTAAAGGAAAGATACGTTTTTCTTCTCCTCTTCATTCACCAGTTTTAAGCCGAAGAGCTTTTGAAATAGGATTCAACTTGTGTTTCAAATCAGACGACAATGCTTCCGATCCAGTTGTTCTTATTGGAAATACCCAAAGTAACATGTACCACGTTGCATCCAGCAATCACTTACCTCATCCAGATAATCAACATCAATTCAGCACTATACATGAAGCAGAAGAAACTGGCATGCGTCCCTGCCAATTGTGTTTTAAAACTACGCCAATGGTTAGTGACTATGCTACCGAACGTGTACTTGGCCTATATTCAGTTCAAGAAATCCAAAGTATGAACCAATTAGCAACTGATGATGGCCTACAGAACCGTGCACGTGAAATCGGTACACGTGTGTTAGACAACTGGCCTATCCCATTGCAGGGCTACGATTACCGTTTCTCAGTGATGGAAGATGACGAGATCAATGCGTATGCGGTACCAACCGGATTTATCTTTGTAAATCGAGGGTTGCTGGAATCGACAGAGAGTGACCTGGAAATCGAATCTATAATCGCTCATGAAGTCGCACATGTAGAAAGACGTCACAGTTATCGAATCTACCAGAATCACAAAAAGAAGGAGGCTCTTGCCAAGGGACTAAGCATATTGGCTGCTGCAGTTGGTGCCGCTTCAGGGAAATCCGATGATGAAGTTCTAACAATTGGAGGATTG contains:
- a CDS encoding sulfatase; translation: MSQSRPNILFIMSDDHASHAIGAYGSRINRTPHIDRIAAEGMRFDNCFCTNSICTPSRAAILTGTYNHVNGVTTLDTRLDGRLLNYPKVLREHGYQTAVVGKWHLGHGGNHDPTGFDYWNVLPGQGLYHDPEIIEMGERSKRSGYATDLITDYSLDWLRNRDRDRPFCLMVHHKAPHRPWEPDDRHARMYEDEDIPEPDTFDDDYANRAQAAAAARMRVERDLNAEDLKVPVPENLTPAEEKGWKYQRYIKDYLRCVASIDDNVGRLLDYIDEEEIGENTIVIYTSDQGFFLGDHGWYDKRFMYEESLRMPFLIRYPREVAPGTVNGDMILNVDFPATFLDCAGVDVPSSFQGRSFRPLLQGETPADWQTSMYYRYWMHGAHHNVCAHYGIRTLRYKLIYYYGDPLGQEGAVGEKTAPEWELFDLEKDPCELNSVYGDPEYEEVVTQLKAELKRLQERVGDEAYNG
- a CDS encoding M48 family metalloprotease; translation: MEKELKGLQVVLRGSVHQNPMTYYNHEGNTYYFAHSKQYRNMFRLPKDELVEIRSVKAKDDRIEVEVRSSRLGKGKIRFSSPLHSPVLSRRAFEIGFNLCFKSDDNASDPVVLIGNTQSNMYHVASSNHLPHPDNQHQFSTIHEAEETGMRPCQLCFKTTPMVSDYATERVLGLYSVQEIQSMNQLATDDGLQNRAREIGTRVLDNWPIPLQGYDYRFSVMEDDEINAYAVPTGFIFVNRGLLESTESDLEIESIIAHEVAHVERRHSYRIYQNHKKKEALAKGLSILAAAVGAASGKSDDEVLTIGGLTYAFVKVATNVFYEGYPRSMEEEADAMAALYMQQQYGQLGIDAFSLVLKKLRYYTDYFTGEDGKNLTAFRSHPLLDDRIAAVTESRVTVFEEPVMVVGRNKDGIEVVTIEFHSQRSTTPSVAKRYSLDASQILGKVYATADIGKPREFKDITFETLDGKKIKLDNKEDSLIGPYEDQGVLLRGELSGNLDSLDFKEVKVNLPGSKLKWYLAQ